One Gossypium hirsutum isolate 1008001.06 chromosome A11, Gossypium_hirsutum_v2.1, whole genome shotgun sequence genomic window carries:
- the LOC107899907 gene encoding GLABRA2 expression modulator, with protein MEQWTTVAESKSSSPAEEQNRKESDPEMDADEFVIVPTTEPEKEEEEEAQNPKENEIQSERSPNQTSTGSRKSVRWSAELVSESPAADHSVTMSAANGSNPYIVQSPTPESFSTSLKEKMDTVKDVLGRWRRKVGEATRKAEDLAGNTWQHLKTSPSLAEAAMGRIAQGTKVLAEGGYEKIFRHTFVTDPEEQLGNSFVCYLSTSAGPVMGILYVSTAKLAYCSDTPLPYKNGTQTEWSYYKVVIPLHQLKAVNPSTSRLNCAEKYIQVITVDSHEFWFMGFLNYDGAVTCLKEALQLHS; from the exons ATGGAACAATGGACGACGGTAGCCGAGTCAAAGTCCAGCTCACCTGCCGAAGAACAGAACCGGAAAGAGTCGGATCCCGAAATGGACGCTGATGAATTTGTTATTGTGCCAACAACAGAACCGgagaaagaagaagaggaagaggctCAGAATCCGAAAGAGAATGAGATTCAAAGCGAGCGGTCACCGAATCAAACATCAACCGGATCGAGGAAATCTGTTCGTTGGAGCGCCGAGTTAGTTAGTGAATCGCCTGCTGCGGATCACAGCGTCACCATGTCCGCAGCTAACGGATCCAATCCTTACATTGTTCAGTCTCCTACGCCGGAATCATTTTCGACTTCCTTAAAAG AGAAAATGGACACTGTGAAGGATGTATTGGGGAGATGGAGGAGAAAAGTGGGGGAAGCCACGAGAAAAGCCGAGGATCTTGCAGGGAACACGTGGCAGCATT TAAAAACAAGCCCGAGTTTGGCAGAGGCAGCCATGGGAAGAATCGCACAAGGAACAAAGGTTTTAGCAGAAGGTGGGTATGAGAAGATATTCAGACACACTTTTGTAACGGATCCGGAAGAGCAACTTGGGAATTCATTTGTATGTTATTTGTCCACATCAGCTGGACCTGTCATGGGAATTTTATATGTATCTACAGCAAAGCTTGCATATTGCAGTGACACTCCCCTTCCCTATAAAAATGGTACCCAAACTGAATGGAGCTACTATAAG GTAGTTATCCCATTACATCAACTTAAAGCGGTTAATCCTTCAACGAGCCGACTCAATTGTGCTGAAAAGTACATCCAAGTTATCACCGTTGATAGTCATGAATTTTGGTTCATGGGCTTCTTAAACTATGACGGTGCTGTTACATGCCTAAAGGAAGCTTTGCAACTACATAGCTGA